A DNA window from Phycisphaerales bacterium AB-hyl4 contains the following coding sequences:
- a CDS encoding HpcH/HpaI aldolase/citrate lyase family protein, whose product MRSSRVIYKWAQGLPCLGVAVHSTDASIYELVSLMGFDVIWMDLEHHAHSVQTAEGLMRAARLGVSDIMARPAKGEFMRLGRLLEAGANGIMYPRCDDEVEAREVVRWSKFAPLGERGLGGGGPDVPYGSMPIELYIQQANAQTFIAIQLESPAAVDRAEAIAAVDGVDLLFFGPGDYSVLTGVPGQVRHAKVDQAVARVAEAAADTGRRWGTVSFGVEHSQMLLELGAAMIVPANDMDMLGQCMRQLQSTYASLSFSFESRLCEHLADQPASKPPSRPEHQECVSGAK is encoded by the coding sequence ATGCGAAGCAGTCGGGTCATTTACAAGTGGGCGCAAGGGCTGCCGTGCCTGGGCGTAGCGGTGCACTCGACCGACGCCAGCATCTACGAACTGGTGTCGCTGATGGGCTTCGATGTGATCTGGATGGATCTGGAGCATCACGCCCACAGCGTGCAGACCGCCGAGGGCCTGATGCGGGCAGCCCGGCTCGGTGTCAGCGACATCATGGCCCGGCCGGCCAAGGGCGAGTTCATGCGTCTCGGCCGACTGCTGGAAGCCGGGGCCAACGGCATCATGTACCCGCGTTGTGACGATGAGGTGGAGGCGAGAGAGGTGGTGCGCTGGAGCAAGTTTGCCCCCTTGGGCGAGCGGGGCCTGGGCGGCGGCGGGCCGGATGTGCCCTACGGCTCGATGCCGATCGAGCTTTACATCCAGCAGGCCAACGCCCAGACATTCATCGCCATTCAACTTGAAAGCCCGGCGGCGGTGGATCGCGCGGAAGCAATCGCCGCCGTCGACGGCGTGGACCTGCTGTTTTTCGGCCCCGGCGACTATTCCGTTCTCACCGGCGTACCGGGGCAGGTGCGTCACGCGAAAGTCGACCAAGCGGTGGCCCGCGTCGCTGAGGCCGCCGCCGATACCGGTCGACGCTGGGGCACGGTGAGCTTCGGGGTGGAGCACAGCCAGATGCTGCTGGAGTTGGGGGCCGCGATGATCGTGCCCGCCAACGATATGGACATGCTCGGCCAGTGCATGCGCCAATTGCAAAGCACCTATGCGAGCTTGTCCTTTTCGTTTGAGAGTCGATTGTGCGAACACCTTGCCGATCAACCTGCTTCCAAACCACCAAGCCGCCCCGAGCACCAGGAATGCGTGAGTGGAGCGAAGTAG
- a CDS encoding phytanoyl-CoA dioxygenase family protein yields the protein MPQDCQELVETYQAEGVIRVRKLFDADRMAGIRQALDRYSKQIAPTLPASDVTFEADGQSVRNLWRMEQHDAFFSDLADDAQLLELVRELVQGEPVLMAVETFNKPAKTGSGVPAHQDNAYFCRTPPDVLTVWVAVDPVTLANGPVSYVRGSHKLGMLPHKPSGVAGNSMGLDAPYDDSDPFVGTLEPGDALMHHCQSIHYSAPNTTDQSRCGLLMVFRAEHAKVDSQLKGQYALGGPAT from the coding sequence ATGCCTCAGGATTGCCAGGAACTCGTCGAAACGTATCAAGCGGAAGGTGTCATCCGCGTGCGAAAGCTGTTTGACGCTGATCGCATGGCCGGGATTCGCCAGGCGCTGGATCGCTACAGCAAGCAGATCGCCCCCACGCTGCCAGCGTCGGATGTGACGTTTGAAGCCGACGGCCAGAGCGTGCGCAACCTCTGGCGGATGGAGCAGCACGATGCGTTTTTCAGCGACTTGGCTGATGATGCGCAACTGCTTGAACTCGTCCGCGAGCTGGTGCAGGGCGAGCCGGTGCTGATGGCGGTTGAGACATTCAACAAACCGGCGAAGACCGGTTCGGGCGTACCGGCGCACCAGGACAACGCCTACTTCTGCCGTACGCCGCCAGACGTGTTGACGGTGTGGGTGGCGGTGGACCCGGTGACGTTGGCCAATGGGCCGGTGTCGTACGTGCGTGGCTCGCACAAGCTGGGGATGCTGCCGCACAAACCCTCGGGGGTGGCGGGCAACTCGATGGGGCTCGATGCGCCATACGACGACAGCGATCCGTTTGTCGGGACGCTGGAGCCGGGCGATGCGCTGATGCACCATTGCCAGAGCATTCACTACAGCGCGCCCAACACCACTGACCAGTCGCGTTGCGGGCTGCTGATGGTCTTTCGTGCCGAGCATGCCAAGGTAGATTCACAGCTTAAAGGGCAGTACGCCCTGGGCGGCCCAGCAACGTGA
- a CDS encoding helix-turn-helix domain-containing protein, with translation MIGFFDHGWGTFTPRRPIPSCRWDRFDLLCVHGGQLQLRFEDQGTLRLAVGAGVLIYPFTRFAGEPITPQCRVSVQHFAIEDSAEDLPGVLQRLVHRRSGYEPVRLRPHAQVRGDIHRALTLAFEPQTQAVHEMRVAWLTLILSQLKTVESQALPAQPQAWDALDAWLRQHVTEPITVEAMARQMDLSPGHFSHRFRAVFGVSPGRHVQRLRLQEAQRLLRETAWPIKTIAHKLHYSDLANFYRAFGKAVGVTPARYRQRFILRG, from the coding sequence ATGATCGGCTTCTTTGACCACGGTTGGGGTACGTTCACGCCCCGTCGGCCGATTCCCTCCTGCCGGTGGGATCGCTTCGATCTGCTGTGCGTCCATGGCGGGCAGTTGCAGTTGCGCTTCGAGGACCAGGGCACGCTTCGCCTTGCTGTCGGCGCGGGGGTATTGATCTATCCTTTTACGCGCTTCGCAGGCGAGCCGATCACCCCGCAATGCCGGGTGTCGGTGCAGCATTTTGCGATCGAGGATTCGGCCGAGGATTTGCCGGGCGTGCTGCAACGACTGGTGCATCGGCGCAGCGGGTACGAGCCGGTGCGGCTTCGTCCGCACGCCCAGGTGCGAGGCGACATCCATCGTGCCCTGACGCTCGCCTTTGAGCCACAGACGCAGGCGGTGCATGAGATGCGTGTGGCGTGGTTGACGCTGATCCTCAGCCAGTTGAAAACGGTCGAATCGCAGGCGCTGCCCGCCCAGCCGCAGGCGTGGGACGCGCTGGATGCCTGGCTACGTCAGCACGTCACCGAGCCGATCACCGTCGAAGCGATGGCCCGCCAGATGGACCTGAGCCCCGGGCATTTCAGCCACCGCTTCCGCGCGGTGTTCGGCGTCTCGCCCGGCCGACATGTGCAACGCTTGCGCCTGCAGGAGGCCCAGCGCCTCTTGCGCGAAACGGCGTGGCCGATCAAAACGATCGCTCACAAGTTGCACTACAGCGATCTGGCCAACTTCTATCGCGCCTTTGGCAAAGCGGTCGGTGTGACGCCGGCACGCTATCGGCAACGATTCATCTTGCGAGGATGA
- a CDS encoding sialidase family protein yields the protein MVTDHQVDLAPTECIVAYEAPGEYASFPQLVRTDQSLVIVFQMQLLEGLKEKDLHPHHQPVCQLRYLESRDDGRTWSAHKTCPALGKVLDISYGSAPRTDGGTVSLTFSQDRPMKAIIEHGRIGTRPYHVKNADPSQQHPIDDLGPYDHALPFGMTRLPSGDIVAACYMLRDKAKPPGQSGTVMFLTSQDQGVTWRYLSGIQNNNLFTFSETAILPVANGELLAVLRTDWGDTPAEQRPEDASRGYGYFLYQSRSSDGGRQWSKPEQLPIWGHPPHLLRLQSGNILMVYGHRREPYSIRAVLSRDDGKSWDMSTLRTLRTFCPGHYDLGYPVATQVSDGAIICAYYGYSNDDMSLYSPHSIYVNRFTESWLLP from the coding sequence ATGGTTACAGACCATCAAGTCGATCTCGCGCCAACAGAATGTATCGTCGCCTATGAAGCTCCCGGTGAGTATGCGAGCTTCCCCCAACTGGTGCGGACGGATCAGTCTCTGGTAATCGTATTCCAGATGCAGTTGCTTGAAGGTCTCAAGGAAAAAGACCTGCATCCGCACCATCAGCCCGTATGCCAGCTCCGTTATCTCGAGTCGCGTGACGACGGCAGGACATGGTCCGCGCACAAGACCTGCCCGGCGTTGGGAAAAGTACTCGACATCAGCTATGGAAGCGCTCCACGGACTGACGGTGGTACGGTCTCACTGACGTTTTCCCAAGACCGACCGATGAAGGCGATCATCGAGCACGGTCGAATAGGGACGCGACCCTATCATGTGAAAAACGCCGATCCATCCCAGCAGCATCCGATTGACGATCTTGGGCCTTACGACCACGCTTTACCCTTCGGCATGACGAGGCTGCCGAGCGGTGACATCGTCGCGGCATGTTACATGCTTCGCGACAAGGCGAAACCGCCGGGACAGAGCGGCACCGTGATGTTCCTGACCAGCCAGGACCAGGGGGTGACCTGGCGATACCTGTCGGGTATTCAGAACAACAACCTCTTCACCTTCTCCGAAACCGCGATCCTGCCCGTGGCGAACGGTGAACTCCTGGCGGTGCTCCGGACGGATTGGGGTGATACGCCTGCCGAGCAACGGCCGGAAGATGCCAGCAGGGGCTACGGGTATTTTCTGTACCAGTCCAGATCGTCAGATGGCGGGAGGCAATGGTCAAAGCCGGAGCAACTGCCCATCTGGGGCCACCCTCCGCATTTGCTGCGTCTTCAGAGCGGCAACATTCTGATGGTGTACGGCCATCGTCGTGAACCGTACAGCATTCGGGCTGTATTGAGTCGTGACGATGGCAAGAGTTGGGATATGTCAACTCTGCGTACGCTGCGAACGTTTTGCCCCGGCCATTATGATTTGGGCTATCCCGTTGCAACGCAAGTCTCGGATGGCGCGATCATCTGTGCCTATTATGGCTACAGCAACGATGACATGAGCCTGTACTCACCGCACAGCATCTATGTAAACCGTTTCACCGAATCGTGGTTGCTGCCCTGA
- a CDS encoding DUF4838 domain-containing protein, translated as MPAFFHPLLALAVVAVSLSALTPKVCGQHVLYDPAIGARPIIVADDASEAELTAANELASHLGGMVGVEFPVVPEAAHPAEEPGIHVGSTRLATEKGLLEGLNEEAWRIRTVGPDLVLTGGGPRGVLYAVYHLLEDDLGVRWWTPWEKHLVARERIEIEEIDRQGEPAFSYRAINSVMSATSPFALTDGGAFVTRNRLNSMGPVPIESRYGVDGGLIAYPRPWVAHTLNHLLFSRATPQDRPEFFSQRADGTPDPGVAELMNPGLRQFVADQLRDLIATDRRRAEEAGARPPLLYHVSKADKYVTQSTSPAAVKLRQEQGAESAVLLDFVNTIGTKIAAEYPDVRIETLAYMDTETPPRSMNAAPNVVVTLADTHTRISHSITHPINRLSYEKLRAWSQRTDHLRLWLYGYTFATGFELPLPIEFTYAENYRTFQEVGAEGIMVQFEAPQATLTGDMGDFKFWLMAKLMEDPSRDAQALMAVYTDGYYGPAGQYILEYRQSLHNASQRHTMGYTWLTRFHGPTYHYLNSTFILDAQKRFDQAEAAVSDSPELLKRVRHARLSLDWATLLRHPFIIREWQAKGHEASAWPIDRHVVAERMKQTVRDIFAARAPDTAPVQTQITQRVNQIDLVAALRTDWPCPDRFDLAGGEVRELAPTLLQSYGGGATLIEDDQAVMGVTMRWPLPASIQDDTSLLTAGLWDVSKMPLQNVTERGEPFRARDVDSTNSGFYRIAKDLTLSDSSVLFLALPIDWFLQTSADLPGMQRRDHQKVDVWAEMRFKFEPTEATGGFGYLDRILIVPGKTVE; from the coding sequence ATGCCTGCCTTTTTTCATCCGCTACTCGCTCTGGCCGTTGTAGCCGTGTCGCTTTCCGCCCTGACGCCGAAGGTCTGCGGGCAGCACGTGCTGTACGACCCGGCGATCGGAGCGAGACCGATCATCGTTGCCGACGATGCGTCGGAGGCAGAGTTGACCGCAGCGAACGAACTGGCCTCGCACTTGGGTGGGATGGTCGGCGTCGAATTCCCGGTCGTTCCCGAAGCAGCCCACCCTGCGGAGGAGCCGGGCATCCACGTTGGTTCGACCCGGCTGGCGACAGAAAAAGGCCTGCTGGAAGGACTCAACGAGGAAGCGTGGCGAATCAGGACCGTCGGGCCCGACCTCGTCCTCACTGGCGGCGGGCCGCGCGGCGTGCTGTACGCGGTGTATCACCTGCTCGAGGATGACTTGGGTGTACGGTGGTGGACGCCATGGGAAAAGCATCTGGTTGCCCGTGAGCGGATCGAAATCGAGGAAATCGACCGCCAAGGAGAGCCGGCTTTCAGCTATCGCGCGATCAACTCGGTGATGTCTGCGACCAGCCCGTTTGCCCTCACCGACGGCGGCGCGTTTGTGACGCGGAACCGACTCAACAGCATGGGCCCGGTTCCCATTGAGTCGCGCTATGGGGTTGATGGCGGATTGATTGCCTATCCCCGTCCCTGGGTGGCGCACACGCTTAACCACCTGCTGTTCAGCCGGGCGACGCCGCAGGATCGGCCAGAGTTCTTCTCGCAGCGAGCCGATGGCACGCCCGACCCAGGCGTCGCCGAACTGATGAACCCGGGGTTGCGCCAGTTCGTGGCGGACCAGCTACGCGATCTGATCGCCACGGATCGGCGGCGCGCCGAGGAGGCGGGAGCCCGGCCGCCGTTGCTGTATCACGTCTCAAAAGCCGACAAATACGTCACGCAGTCGACCTCGCCGGCGGCGGTGAAGCTACGACAGGAACAGGGCGCCGAGTCGGCGGTGCTGCTGGACTTCGTGAACACGATCGGCACGAAGATCGCCGCCGAATATCCCGACGTCCGGATCGAAACGTTGGCGTACATGGACACCGAAACGCCGCCGCGGTCGATGAACGCGGCGCCCAATGTTGTCGTCACATTAGCAGACACCCACACCCGCATTAGTCATTCAATCACGCATCCGATCAATCGTCTATCCTACGAAAAGCTGCGAGCCTGGTCACAACGGACCGATCATCTACGCCTGTGGTTGTATGGGTACACATTTGCGACTGGGTTTGAGCTGCCACTGCCTATCGAATTTACCTACGCGGAGAACTATCGCACTTTTCAAGAGGTGGGCGCTGAAGGGATCATGGTTCAGTTTGAAGCCCCCCAGGCGACACTTACGGGTGACATGGGGGATTTCAAATTCTGGTTGATGGCCAAACTGATGGAGGACCCGTCGCGTGATGCCCAAGCACTTATGGCGGTTTATACGGACGGTTACTACGGCCCTGCCGGCCAGTACATCCTCGAATACCGCCAATCGCTACATAACGCGAGTCAACGTCACACAATGGGATATACCTGGCTAACCAGATTCCATGGCCCGACGTATCATTACCTGAATTCCACATTCATCTTGGATGCGCAAAAGCGTTTCGACCAGGCCGAGGCCGCAGTCAGTGATTCTCCCGAGCTTTTAAAACGTGTACGCCATGCGAGATTATCGCTGGATTGGGCGACCCTGCTTCGTCATCCGTTCATCATCCGCGAATGGCAAGCGAAAGGTCATGAAGCATCCGCTTGGCCGATTGATCGCCATGTTGTGGCCGAGCGCATGAAGCAGACGGTTCGTGATATCTTCGCCGCCAGAGCGCCAGACACCGCACCTGTGCAAACGCAGATTACTCAAAGAGTGAATCAGATTGATCTTGTCGCCGCCTTGCGTACAGATTGGCCATGCCCGGATAGGTTCGACTTGGCCGGTGGTGAAGTTCGTGAGCTTGCCCCTACCTTGTTGCAAAGCTATGGCGGCGGTGCCACGTTGATTGAGGATGATCAAGCCGTCATGGGAGTGACGATGCGTTGGCCACTTCCTGCGAGCATTCAAGATGACACTTCATTGTTGACTGCAGGGCTCTGGGACGTTTCAAAAATGCCGCTCCAAAACGTTACTGAGAGAGGCGAACCTTTTCGTGCTCGCGACGTTGATTCGACAAATTCAGGTTTCTATCGAATCGCAAAAGACTTAACACTTTCAGATAGCTCCGTACTATTCCTCGCACTTCCCATCGATTGGTTCCTTCAGACTTCAGCAGATCTGCCTGGCATGCAGCGTCGCGATCATCAGAAAGTCGATGTGTGGGCAGAAATGCGATTTAAATTCGAGCCAACCGAAGCCACAGGTGGCTTTGGCTATTTGGATCGCATTCTGATTGTGCCTGGGAAAACAGTGGAATAA
- a CDS encoding substrate-binding domain-containing protein: protein MADSLQDSTASLIRKLVLERLDMEHPSPLPIASEIAARAGVSLMTVRQAMARMAAAGLIERRQGSGTYVAPAVLRGRKSIALVWGMSMASHDQAWFPLLFAWIQQAAKARGWSIRRYSVLGSDDEPDHNLERLLADAWSLKYRGLIYLPIPSVSAALEASGLRAVSDIKMLAICADLGRDSIVIDQFGFGEAAAERLIQQGARRLAFIGGRDGQASRAADYSGFRHALHNHPEARTEDAWARTALLRDPVRVGYEAFTSIWAQPDKPDGLVVADDVVMYGVMLAMLEHGVKVPKDLRVVALGTQGARYDGYPIEPPRITFSPRTFAFQAVDALIRMIQDDLDHTPVIKVSPDPVAADVDASTGQESQHKRTQSRSNALPQDIQPRHPVMFQALAQRVRTPDLGPVLTH from the coding sequence ATGGCAGACTCCCTTCAAGATTCCACCGCCTCGCTCATCCGAAAGCTCGTGCTTGAGCGGCTGGATATGGAGCACCCCTCCCCGCTGCCCATTGCATCGGAGATTGCTGCACGCGCTGGTGTGAGCCTGATGACAGTTCGGCAAGCCATGGCTCGCATGGCCGCGGCCGGTTTAATTGAACGCCGCCAGGGCAGTGGGACATACGTTGCGCCTGCCGTGCTCCGGGGCCGCAAGTCGATCGCGCTGGTCTGGGGCATGTCGATGGCGTCGCATGACCAGGCTTGGTTCCCATTGCTATTCGCCTGGATCCAGCAGGCGGCCAAGGCACGCGGGTGGTCCATCCGGCGGTACAGCGTCCTCGGTTCGGACGACGAGCCCGACCACAACCTGGAGCGACTGCTCGCTGACGCGTGGTCCTTGAAGTATCGGGGCTTGATCTACCTACCCATTCCCAGCGTCTCTGCAGCCCTCGAAGCCAGTGGACTTCGTGCTGTGAGCGACATCAAGATGCTGGCGATCTGTGCCGACCTCGGCCGCGACTCGATCGTGATCGACCAGTTCGGCTTTGGCGAAGCCGCAGCAGAGCGACTCATCCAGCAAGGGGCCCGACGCCTCGCTTTCATCGGAGGCCGCGACGGCCAAGCCTCTCGCGCTGCAGACTACTCGGGCTTCCGTCACGCGCTGCACAATCATCCCGAGGCAAGGACGGAAGACGCGTGGGCTCGCACCGCATTATTGCGCGACCCCGTGCGGGTGGGCTATGAGGCGTTCACCAGTATCTGGGCCCAGCCTGACAAGCCCGACGGGCTTGTCGTTGCGGATGACGTGGTCATGTACGGCGTGATGCTGGCAATGCTCGAGCATGGGGTGAAGGTGCCCAAGGACTTACGTGTCGTCGCGCTCGGAACCCAGGGGGCACGATATGACGGCTACCCGATCGAACCTCCGCGAATCACCTTCAGCCCACGGACATTCGCGTTCCAGGCGGTAGACGCCCTGATTCGGATGATCCAGGACGATCTGGATCACACGCCAGTCATCAAGGTGTCGCCCGACCCGGTCGCGGCGGACGTTGACGCCTCGACGGGTCAGGAGTCGCAACACAAGCGAACGCAGTCTCGATCTAATGCCTTGCCGCAGGATATTCAGCCGCGACATCCCGTCATGTTTCAGGCTCTGGCTCAGCGTGTCCGAACGCCTGACCTTGGGCCTGTGCTCACTCACTAG
- a CDS encoding PEP-CTERM sorting domain-containing protein — protein MNCKTVTGMAMAMVLTAGQATAFGAVIHEHIGDENPVNEGFTMSSTGGVAAGEAVAVTVDGVDAWRIRKTSTTAGTRTYNAPLTEEQRSEAFAEGFIIRANVRVHGNNNNLTGSPTVDFIATTGQRYAISFGNNTADNNKVIVSVNGTNYDTGLSDAVFALYELKYNPVTEDANLYINGDLALSDLAPTTLMGFNRFHFGLNSSGAAGAGDFNLVQFEIIPEPASIALLGLGSLLLMRRKRLA, from the coding sequence ATGAATTGCAAGACAGTAACAGGAATGGCAATGGCGATGGTTCTCACCGCAGGGCAGGCGACGGCGTTTGGTGCGGTCATCCACGAACACATCGGTGACGAGAATCCGGTGAATGAAGGTTTCACGATGTCGTCCACCGGTGGCGTGGCGGCGGGAGAAGCCGTGGCAGTGACCGTGGACGGCGTGGATGCTTGGCGGATCCGGAAAACGTCGACGACTGCCGGCACCAGGACATACAACGCACCCTTGACCGAGGAGCAACGATCCGAGGCGTTCGCCGAGGGCTTCATCATCCGCGCCAATGTGCGCGTACACGGGAACAACAACAACCTCACCGGATCGCCGACGGTCGATTTCATCGCCACAACCGGACAGCGGTATGCGATCAGTTTTGGAAACAATACGGCTGACAACAACAAGGTCATCGTCAGTGTGAACGGCACCAACTACGACACCGGGTTGAGTGATGCTGTTTTCGCGCTGTACGAGTTGAAGTACAACCCCGTTACGGAGGATGCCAATCTCTACATCAACGGCGACTTGGCCCTTTCCGACCTGGCGCCTACTACCCTTATGGGGTTCAACCGTTTTCACTTCGGGCTGAACTCCAGCGGGGCGGCGGGGGCGGGCGACTTCAACCTGGTGCAGTTTGAAATTATCCCGGAGCCGGCATCCATCGCGCTGCTCGGCTTGGGCAGCCTGCTTCTCATGCGTCGCAAGAGGCTTGCCTAA
- a CDS encoding type II secretion system protein, whose protein sequence is MKRPLYAFTLIELLVVISIIAILIAMLLPALSQARLVAQKIQCASTLRQMGIASINYGVDSRDMIPHYARLADTPRPATSLYWNNRAFMWGAPAPSGEPGRRLLNDYATDIAAQCPLDRGWGPGAAGVVPPGWIGRPFYSNNVYGSSYLFNVGFLDQVHGTSSELIGPGGTEVLWRKRFSDILRPSRLVMAGDFTVSYIDSQLAPTMAPHTEYTQMHHASDHELNSVFVDGHATTIQLRGDQSELVRGDNYEVVLPDYPQ, encoded by the coding sequence ATGAAACGTCCTTTATACGCGTTTACGCTCATCGAGCTATTGGTCGTGATTTCCATCATTGCGATTTTGATTGCGATGTTGCTTCCCGCTCTGTCGCAGGCTCGCTTGGTTGCGCAGAAAATCCAGTGTGCCTCGACGCTAAGGCAGATGGGCATCGCATCGATTAATTACGGTGTCGACAGCAGAGACATGATTCCGCATTACGCGAGGCTCGCCGATACCCCACGTCCGGCCACCTCCCTCTACTGGAACAACCGCGCCTTTATGTGGGGCGCCCCAGCTCCCAGTGGTGAGCCAGGCAGGCGTTTACTGAACGATTACGCCACCGACATCGCGGCACAGTGTCCGTTGGACAGGGGATGGGGCCCTGGTGCAGCAGGAGTAGTTCCCCCGGGATGGATCGGCAGACCGTTTTACTCAAATAATGTTTACGGCTCGAGCTATCTCTTCAATGTAGGTTTTTTGGACCAGGTCCACGGAACCAGTTCTGAACTGATCGGCCCCGGCGGGACCGAGGTGCTTTGGCGCAAACGGTTCAGCGATATCTTACGCCCATCGCGACTGGTGATGGCAGGTGACTTCACGGTGTCTTACATTGATAGTCAGCTCGCCCCTACCATGGCTCCGCATACCGAGTATACGCAGATGCATCACGCCAGCGATCATGAACTGAACAGCGTCTTCGTCGATGGGCACGCCACGACCATCCAGTTACGAGGAGACCAGTCAGAGCTTGTTCGTGGTGACAATTACGAGGTGGTGCTACCCGATTATCCGCAGTGA
- a CDS encoding dihydrodipicolinate synthase family protein: protein MPRYPQSNLAACMIPWTTDFQLDSHNFDRHISSVIDSGYQCLYVMGTAGEGYALGDRQFQEVVEVFADKTVGRDLAPQVGVISLSMQTVIDRIAWCHGRGIHMFQISLPSWGALDDKEIMLFFQTVCGEFPDCQFLHYNLLRARRILTGKDYRRIADVVPNLVATKNSTSDYARTADLLEHAPDLQHFLLESNFALGCTRGECSLLCSLGVLCPELAMRFFHAGVERDLPQLFRITEVFRRLGKRMFTHCSRKMIDGAFDKALVHLRNPAFPTRLLPPYLSMNEEELQGCREAYQDWRTSVDASVQC, encoded by the coding sequence ATGCCTCGTTATCCGCAAAGTAATCTCGCCGCCTGCATGATCCCGTGGACGACCGACTTTCAACTCGACAGTCACAACTTTGATCGCCACATCTCATCGGTGATCGATTCAGGTTATCAATGCCTTTACGTGATGGGGACGGCTGGTGAAGGATATGCGCTCGGTGATCGCCAGTTTCAGGAGGTCGTGGAGGTGTTCGCCGACAAGACCGTGGGGCGTGACCTGGCTCCGCAGGTCGGCGTGATCAGCCTCTCGATGCAGACGGTGATTGACCGCATCGCGTGGTGTCACGGCCGCGGCATCCACATGTTCCAAATCTCTTTGCCCAGTTGGGGGGCGCTGGACGATAAGGAAATCATGCTCTTTTTCCAGACGGTGTGCGGTGAATTCCCTGACTGCCAGTTTCTGCATTACAACCTACTTCGCGCCAGGCGCATCTTGACAGGCAAGGACTACCGCCGGATTGCTGACGTCGTACCGAACCTCGTGGCTACCAAAAACAGCACGTCCGACTACGCCCGAACTGCCGATCTGCTTGAGCACGCGCCCGATCTTCAGCACTTTCTACTGGAATCCAATTTTGCTTTAGGATGCACGCGTGGCGAGTGCTCACTGCTTTGCAGCTTAGGTGTACTCTGCCCTGAACTGGCAATGCGATTTTTTCATGCGGGCGTCGAGCGCGACCTGCCACAATTGTTTCGTATTACCGAGGTCTTTCGCCGTCTGGGTAAACGTATGTTTACTCATTGTAGTCGCAAAATGATCGATGGCGCCTTCGACAAGGCGTTAGTTCACCTGCGAAACCCAGCGTTCCCCACACGCCTGCTCCCTCCGTATCTGAGTATGAACGAAGAGGAACTCCAAGGCTGTCGTGAAGCATATCAAGACTGGCGGACTTCAGTGGATGCGAGTGTACAATGCTGA